The nucleotide sequence TAAGTGTCTAGTATGATGTTTCTCTTGGGAAAGAGGGATGGGGAAATCAAAGGAGGAAGTTGGCTTGTTCAACGGGAAAAATATACTTGTTACAGGCGGTACAGGCTCATTTGGGAAGACATTTATTAAGATATTGCTTGCCCAATATCAACCGAATAAAATTATTGTGTACTCTCGCGATGAGCTCAAACAGTTTGAGATGCAGCAAAGTTTTAATGCGTCCTGCATGCGTTACTTCATCGGTGATGTACGCGATGGAGAGCGATTGAAATATGCGATGGAAGGTGTTCATTTCGTCGTACATGCGGCTGCATTGAAGCAGGTGCCGGCGGCGGAATACAATCCTATGGAGTGCATCAAGACGAATGTGAACGGCGCACAGAACGTCATTGATGCGGCACTCCATGCAGGGGTCAAGAAGGTCATTGCGCTCTCAACGGATAAAGCGGCGAATCCGATCAACCTCTACGGTGCAACGAAACTCTGCTCGGACAAGCTCTTCACGGCTGCAAATAACTTTGTTGGGGCAAAAGAAACGCGCTTTTCTGTGGTTCGTTATGGCAACGTTGTTGGCAGTCGAGGCTCCGTCGTGCCGTTTTTCAAGCGTCTTGTGCATGAAGGGGCAAAGGAGCTGCCGATTACTGATCCGAGGATGACCCGTTTCTGGCTTTGCTTGGAGGATGGCGTAGAGTTTGTTCTCAAAAGTTTTGCCCGCATGAAGGGCGGCGAAATCTTTATTCCGAAGATCCCGTCGATGCGAATCACGGATCTTGCCGAGGCGATTGCGCCGGGGCTTCCGACGAAGGTAATTGGGATCCGGCCGGGAGAGAAGCTTCATGAAGTTATGTGCCCATCTGATTTGTATTATGAAACGTTGGAGTTTGCGGATCATTTTGTCATCATGCCGTCAACGCAGGAGCAAACCGTGGATTATACGACGAATGCACTGGGAGAAACTGGTCGTCTGGTACCGGATGGTTTTGACTATAATTCCGGCAATAATCCGCATTTCCTGACCGTACAGGAACTTCGGGAGATGAACCCATGATATATTATGGAAAACAAGATGTGAACGAATCAGACATACAGGCAGTAGAAGATGTTCTGCGTTCAGATTTCTTGACACAGGGACCTGCCATTGAGCGTTTTGAAAATCAAGTGGCGGCATATTGCGGGGCAAAATATGCCGTAGCTGTGACGAATGCAACGTCGGCACTTCATATCGCATGCCTTGCTGCAGGTCTTGGTGAGGGCGACCTTCTGTGGACAAGTCCGATCACCTTTGTTGCGTCAGCAAATTGCGCGCGCTATTGCGGTGCGGATGTAGACTTTGTCGATATTGATGAAAAGACTTACAATATGAGTGTTCCAGCGCTGGAGGAAAAACTGCAGCAGGCAAAGCAAAAAGGGCGACTGCCGAAGATTGTCGTTCCGGTGCATTTGGCAGGACAGTCTTGTGATATGCGAGCCATGCGGCAACTGGCTGAGGAATATGGCTTTATTCTGTTGGAAGATGCTTCTCATGCCGTGGGAGCGGATTATCTTGATGCGAAGGTCGGCAGTTGCAGATTTTCGGATATGACGGTGTTCAGTTTCCATCCTGTAAAGATCATTACGACCGGTGAAGGCGGTATGGTGCTGACAAATAACAAAGAGCTTTATGAGAAACTCGTGCTTTATCGAAGCCACGGCATTACGCGTGATCCGGATAAGATGACGCATGCAGCGGATGGGGCATGGTATTATCAGCAAATCTTTCTCGGCTATAATTATCGCATGACGGATATCCAAGCGGCTCTCGGGTGCAGCCAGATGGAGCGTTTGGATGATTTTGTTGAGCGCCGGCGGACGCTGGCTCAACAATATGATGCGTTGCTGAAGGGATTGCCGTTCGTGACGCCGTATGTCATGGACGGGACGAATCCCTCATGGCATATTTACATTGTTCGCATGAATTGCAGGCAGATAAAAAAATTAAAACAGCAAATATTTGTTGAGATGAAAGAGCGGGGAATCGCATTGAATCTCCACTACATTCCCGTGCATAGGCAGCCTTATTATGAAAAATTGGGGTTTCGACAAGGCGATTTTCCTCACAGTGAAAAGTACTATGAGGAAGCGTTCACACTCCCGCTCTATTGCAGCTTGACGGATGCCGAGCAGGAGCATATTGTCAACTGCCTGCAGGAAATTTTGCGATAATCCATAAGCTCTGAGAGGAAAGGCGATTCTTGATGCAGGATTTGACGGCAAAACTCTGTCTTGGTACAGTGCAGCTTGGGATGAAATATGGTGTAAAAAATGAGCTTGGCCGCCAACCGACGGATGAGGAGGCCTTTTCCGTCTTGGATGCGGCGCTTGCGGCGGGAATTACGGCTTTCGATACGGCACGAGCTTACGGTACGGCAGAGGAGCTGCTGGGGCGCTTCGGATTGGCTGAAAAAGGTGCGCACATTGTTTCCAAACTCCATCCCAATACGGCTAATCGTGAGGAGGCGGTTCTTTCGGAGCTGCATGAATCCTTGCAATCGCTGCGTGCGAAAAAAATATTCTGCTATATGCTGCATCGTGCGGGCGATCTTCAAAAGAGCGGTATTATGGCCGGTTTGAGCAAGGCAAAAGCGCTGGGATTGACGAAAACCATCGGCGTGAGTATCTATGAACCGGAAGAGGCGATGGAGGCAGCGCTGCATCCTTTGGTCGATGTGATTCAAATTCCCTATAATGTATTGGATCAGCGATTGGACGCTTGTGGATTTTTTTTGCAGGCGGCAAAGAACGGCAAGCGCGTTTATGCACGCAGTGCGTTCTTGCAAGGTCTCCTGCTCATGTCTCCGCAAGAGGCGGAGGCTTCTGTGAGCGGGAGCGGCGTTTTTGTTTCAAAGTTTCAAGATATTGCACGAAAAGAAGGCTATATGAATACGGAAGCGGCGATGCTCTATGTGCTTTCGCATCCGCAGATCGACGGTGTCATTTTTGGCGTAGATACAGTCGAGCAGCTGCGGGAAAATGTGAAAATATTGAAACGGGGAGAAGAGTTTTCAAGCTGCCGCAAGCAGTTTAGAAGAAGTTTTGAGAATGTTCCGCGCGAAGTCGTAGTTCCAAGCTTATGGTGAGGGGGACTTGCAATCTGATATATTGCAGAAGGATTCCTATAATATTGTTTGCATATAGTATGAACTTCGTGAATGAATGAGTTATTTTCTTTGTATAAGCGTGTTGCTTTTTGTGTCTGTCACAGCAAGAAAGGATAAATAGATGATTCTTTCTATCATTCAAGCGCGTACATCATCCACTCGTTTGCCGGGGAAGGTGCTTTTGCCGCTTGCGGGGAAGCCGATGATCGTGCAGGAAATACAGCGTCTTTCCCGTAGCCAAAAGATTGATAAGATCGTTCTTGCGACGAGTACGGATGCAAGTGACGACGAGCTTTGCACGGTCGTCACGACGGGAGGCGTGGAAGTTTATCGCGGCGATTTGACTGATGTGTTGGATCGCTATTATCGTTGCGCGAGAAAATACGGTGCGGATCATGTCGTGCGGATTACGGGGGATTGCCCCGTGATTGATTGGCGGCTTGTGGATACCGTGATCGCACGCCATATTGCGGAACAAAACGATTATACCCATATGACAGAGCGCTTTCCCGATGGTTTGGATACCGAGGTGATGACTTTTGCCGCATTAGAACGGGCACAGCGCGAGGCGACGCTTTTGTCGGAGCGTGAGCACGTGACGCTTTACTTCAGAAAGCACCTGGAGATTTTCCGTATAGGCACAGTGGATTCTCAAGCGGATTATGGGGATTTGCGCTGGACAGTGGATGAAATGCGTGACTTTACATTTATTGAAGCTGTCTATGAACATCTTTTTCCGCTGAAAAATGATTTTACCATGGAAGATATGATATCCCTCTTGAAGGAGCATAAAGATCTTCTTGAGATAAATCGCGGCATTACTCGCAATGAAGGACTGCAAAAATCATTGGCGGAGGAAGCCGCGCAATCGGAATAATTGTGTATATGATATAATGTGATGAGTGGTTTGGAGTGTGGGGAGGAATATTTCGATGGAAATCAACAAGAGAAGCTTGGAAAAGTCGGAAGAACTGTGGCAGACCGCACAGGATACAATTCTTTCCGGATGCCAGCTTTACAGTAAAGGGCCGGAAACGCACATCAAAGGAGTGTCCCCTATCTATATCGATCATGGCAAGGGGGCGCATGTCTGGGATCTGGATGGCAATGAGTATATTGATTACGATATGGGCTTGGGGCCAATCATTCTCGGATATCAGTATAAAGCTGTCGATGATGCGGTGCGCGCTCAGCTTCAGAGAGGCATGGGGTATTCGCTTGTCGCGCCGGAGGAAGTCGAATATGCAAAACTTTGCGTGAAACATATCCCGAGCGCGGGGAAGGTACGCTTCCTCAAGACTGGATCTTCTGCGACTGAGGCTGCTGTGCGGATTGCACGCTGTTATACGGGGAGAAAACATATCGTTCGCGGCGAATATCACGGCTGGCATGAATGGACGACGGCGGCAGAAAGTGTTCGCCAGGGCGGAATCTTGCCGGAGGTTCGTCAGTTCGTTCATAAATTCGACTATAACGATTTAGCGAAAGTGGAAGAATATTTTGAAACGTATAAGGGGGAGATTGCAGCGGTCATCACGGAAGCCGTTGAGATAGAGCCTCCGAAAGAAGGGTTCCTTAAGCGACTGAAGGAATTGTGCCATAGAAACGGCGCACTCCTTATTTTCGATGAGGTGGTCAATGGTTTCCGTTTCTCTATTGGTGGAGCGCAAGCGTACTTCGGGGTAACGCCGGATCTTTCGACGTTTGGCAAGGCGGCGGCAAACGGTATGCCGCTCTCCATCGTTGCAGGACGCAAAGACATCATGGAAGAAGTGGATAAGAGCATTTTTATCTCGACGACGTTTGGCGGAGAGTGCCTCTCCCTTGCGGCGGGTATTGCCGTAATGAAGGCTTTGGAATCAGGAGAAGTGACGAAGGCAATTTGGGAGAAGGGGAAGTATCTCCAAGATAACTTCCGACGTCTTGCAAAGGAGCTTGACGTCCCCATTGATCTTTCAGGCTATCCTTGCCGATTGAATCTTGAGTACACGGATTATGAAGGCAGGAAGGATTGGCTATACAATTCGATCTTCATGCAGGAAAGCGTGAAGCGCGGCGTGCTTCTGGGGTGGCATATCTTCCCGTGCTACTCACATACGCAGGAAGATCTGGATTTCACTCTGAATGTCTTTGAAGATGCGATGAAGGTCTATCGTGAGGCATTGAAGAGCGGTCATCCGGAGAGGTATATGGAAGGGCAGCCCCTGAAGATCGTTTTAGGATAATTTTTCGACGTGTATATTGGCAGGTGAGGAAGGAATGGGCTGCACAGTCGCTGTTCGAGTGGATTCGTCGGAGCTGATCGGGAGCGGTCACTTGATGCGTTGTCTGACTCTGGCGGAGAGAATGTGCTTTGATGGAGCGGATGTTCATTTTATTTGTCGCGATCTGGCAGGAAATCTCAATCATCTTGTTGAGGAGAGGGGCTTTGCATTACATATCCTGCCTCACCATACACCTGAACGAAGCCTTATGGGATATGAGGCATGGCTTACGGTGGTGCCGGAACTGGATGCCGAAGAAACGGCGGAAGTCCTCCGTGCCATCCGGCCCGTGTCGCGTCTTGTGGTGGACAGCTATGCTTTGGATGCTTCATGGGAGCAGAAGATGCGCCCTTTGGCAAGTGAGATCTTCGTGATTGACGATTTGGCAAACCGCAGGCACGATTGCGATTTCTTGCTCGATCAGAATTTCTATCGCGACTTGCAGCATCGCTACGACGATCTTGTCCCCGAGAAATGTAAACTTTTGCTTGGTCCACGCTACGCGCTTTTGCGGCAGGAATTCTATGAAGTGAAGGCAAGACTTGTGCCGCGGGATGGAAGTTTGCGCCGCATCCTTGTGTTCTATGGCGGCAGTGATCGAACGCAGGAAACGGAAAAAGCGATTCGTGCGCTTGTTCAGCTCCAGCTTTCGTCTGTGGCTGTGGATGTGGTTGTCGGCGGAAGCAATCCGAGGCGCGAACAGATTGAGAGACTTTGCAGGCAACATGATTTTCTTCGCTATCATTGCCAAGTGGAGAATATGGCAGAACTTATGGCAAAGGCCGACCTTTGTCTCGGTGCCGGGGGCACAACGACATGGGAACGGTGTTTTCTAGGGTTGCCTACCATTGTTACGGCTATTGCCGAGAATCAGTTTGAAATTTGTCGGGACTGTGCAGAGGCAGGGCTTATTTATTCTCTGGGAAGATGGGATAAAGTAACCGATAGGGATATTATAAGAGCCGTGCAGGAGTTCCTAAATGTGAATTCACTTAGCCGATTTCAGCATAATTGTCAATTAGAATGTTGGAGGGCCATGGAACGATAAATGTTGTTTTGAATTTCATGTGGTTTGGGAAGAGGTTTATCCTTGTCTCTGATCTGCTTGGATAAGGAACGCGATTAGTTTCTAGTTTCGTATGAATCTTCATTTGTATATTTGCTGCAGTCTAAAGGGAACGGATGAAAATGTATAAAATTGCTATTGTCACAGATGAACAATCATGGATTAAACCGTATATTGAAAGGCTTGAGCGAGATTTGCGTAGTATGGGTCATACTGTTGTTTGCCGATATGATTTCGATACGGAGAATTCCTACGATTTTGTATTTTTGCTAAGTTATCAAGAAATTATAAAAAAGGAATGGTTATGCTTAAATCGCCATAATCTTGTGGTTCATGAAAGTGATTTGCCACAGGGGAAAGGATGGTCCCCATTGACGTGGCAGATTCTTGAAGGAAAGTCACAGATAACAATTACACTTTTCGAAGCAGATGAACATGTCGATGCAGGAAAGATTTATTTGCAGAAAAAGATGTGTTTTGATGGGACTGAATTGATTGATGAGTTGCGCAGAGTTCAAGGAGAAACAACCCATGCACTTTGCACTGCATTTGTTCAAGATTATCCGGACATTCTACGAACAGCCAGAAAACAAGTTGGAGAAGAAAGTTTTTATCCGCGGCGGAGAGCAAAAGATAGTCGTCTTGATTTAGATCGAACGATTCGCGAACAAATAAATCTTTTTCGTGTTGTAGATAATGACCGGTATCCAGCATTTTTTGAGTGGATGGGGTATCGCTACTATCTAAAGATTAGTCGTGAAAAAGAGGATTTGTTATAGGGGTTGAAGTTATGCATATGGTCATTGTTTCTAATAGGGCATGGAATCGTCGATTTGTGCCTGAGATTGAAACTCGGACAGGTATAAAAGTAACCTATTTGGAGCAGCGAGATGATGTATCGCAGGAAAAAATGACAGCACTTTCTCCTAGCTGGGTGTTCTTTCCTCACTGGTCTTATATTATCCCTGCAGAAGTTTACGAAAACTTTCGCTGCGTGATTTTCCATATGACAGATTTGCCCTTTGGGCGTGGTGGAAGTCCTCTGCAAAATCTTATTGTGCGCGGCATTTACGAAACAAAGATTACGGCGCTTCGCTGTGTTAAGGAGCTTGATGCAGGTCCTGTTTATATAAAACGCCCTCTTTCTCTTTGGGGTAGTGCGGAGGAAATCTATTTGCGTGCCGGAGAGATTACAAAAGAGATGATAATAGAACTGGTGCAAAAGAATCCTGTACCTCATGCACAGATGGGAGAGGGACTTGCTTTTAAGCGTCGGACTCCTGCAGATGGCAATATAGGAAATCTCGAGGACCTTTCACAGGTGTTTGACTACATTCGTATGCTTGATGCAGATGGCTACCCGCCGGCATTTCTTCAGATGAATCATTTACGAATGGAATTTTCGCGTGCATCCTTAAAGGATGGATGTGTTTTGGCAGACGTTAAGATTACGATATGGGAGGAAGAAGATGTCTAAGCGTGTTCTTGTTGTTGCAGCTCATCCGGACGATGAGGTTCTTGGTGTAGGCGGTACGATTATTCGCCATGCACAGGTGGGGGATACGGTTAGGATTCTCCTTATGGCGGAAGGGCTGACAAGCCGTGCAGACCAGCGTGATGTTGAGAGCTTTCAAAAAGGACTGGATGCTTTGCATAAAAATGCGCAAAGCGTTGCACATGCGCTGGGAGCAGAAAGCATACAGCTTGCAAACTTCCCGGACAACCGCATGGATTGTGTTGAACTCTTGGATATTGTCAAGGTAATTGAGAAAGAAATTGAAGATTTTCATCCTGAAATCGTTTATACACATCATGCAGGTGATGTAAATATTGATCATGTACAAACGCATAACGCTGTTGTTACGGCTTGTCGCTCGCTGCCAGGAAAGAATGTTAAGGAGCTTTGTTTTTTTGAGACGCCATCGAGTACGGAATGGCAGATGCAGACGAGTGATAAGGCGTTCCTCCCTGCACTTTATGTAGATATAAGCAATACGTTTGCACAGAAAATAAAAGCGCTCGAACTTTATGCATCAGAGATGCGTGACTATCCTCATCCGCGCTCCTATAGAGCGGTGGAAATTCTAGCACGCTATCGTGGCTATGCAGTAGGTATCGAATTTGCTGAAGCGTTTTCAGTGGGACGCATCATTCGCTAGGAGGATGGATATGTGGAGCAAGGAAGGAATGCCTTTTATCATAGCAGAGATGTCGGGCAATCATAACCAGTCTCTTGAGCGTGCGCTTGCAATCGTCGATGCTGCTGCGGCAGCAGGGGTGGATGCGGTTAAGATTCAAACGTATACGGCGGATACGATGACGCTTGATATTGCTGCAGGTGAATTCTTTATTGCAGATCAAGAGAGTCTTTGGAAGGGCGAGTCGCTTTATCGCCTTTATGAA is from Selenomonas sputigena ATCC 35185 and encodes:
- a CDS encoding aldo/keto reductase: MQDLTAKLCLGTVQLGMKYGVKNELGRQPTDEEAFSVLDAALAAGITAFDTARAYGTAEELLGRFGLAEKGAHIVSKLHPNTANREEAVLSELHESLQSLRAKKIFCYMLHRAGDLQKSGIMAGLSKAKALGLTKTIGVSIYEPEEAMEAALHPLVDVIQIPYNVLDQRLDACGFFLQAAKNGKRVYARSAFLQGLLLMSPQEAEASVSGSGVFVSKFQDIARKEGYMNTEAAMLYVLSHPQIDGVIFGVDTVEQLRENVKILKRGEEFSSCRKQFRRSFENVPREVVVPSLW
- a CDS encoding PIG-L deacetylase family protein — its product is MSKRVLVVAAHPDDEVLGVGGTIIRHAQVGDTVRILLMAEGLTSRADQRDVESFQKGLDALHKNAQSVAHALGAESIQLANFPDNRMDCVELLDIVKVIEKEIEDFHPEIVYTHHAGDVNIDHVQTHNAVVTACRSLPGKNVKELCFFETPSSTEWQMQTSDKAFLPALYVDISNTFAQKIKALELYASEMRDYPHPRSYRAVEILARYRGYAVGIEFAEAFSVGRIIR
- the pseB gene encoding UDP-N-acetylglucosamine 4,6-dehydratase (inverting); its protein translation is MFNGKNILVTGGTGSFGKTFIKILLAQYQPNKIIVYSRDELKQFEMQQSFNASCMRYFIGDVRDGERLKYAMEGVHFVVHAAALKQVPAAEYNPMECIKTNVNGAQNVIDAALHAGVKKVIALSTDKAANPINLYGATKLCSDKLFTAANNFVGAKETRFSVVRYGNVVGSRGSVVPFFKRLVHEGAKELPITDPRMTRFWLCLEDGVEFVLKSFARMKGGEIFIPKIPSMRITDLAEAIAPGLPTKVIGIRPGEKLHEVMCPSDLYYETLEFADHFVIMPSTQEQTVDYTTNALGETGRLVPDGFDYNSGNNPHFLTVQELREMNP
- the pseC gene encoding UDP-4-amino-4,6-dideoxy-N-acetyl-beta-L-altrosamine transaminase, with amino-acid sequence MIYYGKQDVNESDIQAVEDVLRSDFLTQGPAIERFENQVAAYCGAKYAVAVTNATSALHIACLAAGLGEGDLLWTSPITFVASANCARYCGADVDFVDIDEKTYNMSVPALEEKLQQAKQKGRLPKIVVPVHLAGQSCDMRAMRQLAEEYGFILLEDASHAVGADYLDAKVGSCRFSDMTVFSFHPVKIITTGEGGMVLTNNKELYEKLVLYRSHGITRDPDKMTHAADGAWYYQQIFLGYNYRMTDIQAALGCSQMERLDDFVERRRTLAQQYDALLKGLPFVTPYVMDGTNPSWHIYIVRMNCRQIKKLKQQIFVEMKERGIALNLHYIPVHRQPYYEKLGFRQGDFPHSEKYYEEAFTLPLYCSLTDAEQEHIVNCLQEILR
- the pseG gene encoding UDP-2,4-diacetamido-2,4,6-trideoxy-beta-L-altropyranose hydrolase produces the protein MDSSELIGSGHLMRCLTLAERMCFDGADVHFICRDLAGNLNHLVEERGFALHILPHHTPERSLMGYEAWLTVVPELDAEETAEVLRAIRPVSRLVVDSYALDASWEQKMRPLASEIFVIDDLANRRHDCDFLLDQNFYRDLQHRYDDLVPEKCKLLLGPRYALLRQEFYEVKARLVPRDGSLRRILVFYGGSDRTQETEKAIRALVQLQLSSVAVDVVVGGSNPRREQIERLCRQHDFLRYHCQVENMAELMAKADLCLGAGGTTTWERCFLGLPTIVTAIAENQFEICRDCAEAGLIYSLGRWDKVTDRDIIRAVQEFLNVNSLSRFQHNCQLECWRAMER
- a CDS encoding aspartate aminotransferase family protein; the protein is MEINKRSLEKSEELWQTAQDTILSGCQLYSKGPETHIKGVSPIYIDHGKGAHVWDLDGNEYIDYDMGLGPIILGYQYKAVDDAVRAQLQRGMGYSLVAPEEVEYAKLCVKHIPSAGKVRFLKTGSSATEAAVRIARCYTGRKHIVRGEYHGWHEWTTAAESVRQGGILPEVRQFVHKFDYNDLAKVEEYFETYKGEIAAVITEAVEIEPPKEGFLKRLKELCHRNGALLIFDEVVNGFRFSIGGAQAYFGVTPDLSTFGKAAANGMPLSIVAGRKDIMEEVDKSIFISTTFGGECLSLAAGIAVMKALESGEVTKAIWEKGKYLQDNFRRLAKELDVPIDLSGYPCRLNLEYTDYEGRKDWLYNSIFMQESVKRGVLLGWHIFPCYSHTQEDLDFTLNVFEDAMKVYREALKSGHPERYMEGQPLKIVLG
- a CDS encoding formyltransferase family protein, which translates into the protein MYKIAIVTDEQSWIKPYIERLERDLRSMGHTVVCRYDFDTENSYDFVFLLSYQEIIKKEWLCLNRHNLVVHESDLPQGKGWSPLTWQILEGKSQITITLFEADEHVDAGKIYLQKKMCFDGTELIDELRRVQGETTHALCTAFVQDYPDILRTARKQVGEESFYPRRRAKDSRLDLDRTIREQINLFRVVDNDRYPAFFEWMGYRYYLKISREKEDLL
- a CDS encoding cytidylyltransferase domain-containing protein, whose protein sequence is MILSIIQARTSSTRLPGKVLLPLAGKPMIVQEIQRLSRSQKIDKIVLATSTDASDDELCTVVTTGGVEVYRGDLTDVLDRYYRCARKYGADHVVRITGDCPVIDWRLVDTVIARHIAEQNDYTHMTERFPDGLDTEVMTFAALERAQREATLLSEREHVTLYFRKHLEIFRIGTVDSQADYGDLRWTVDEMRDFTFIEAVYEHLFPLKNDFTMEDMISLLKEHKDLLEINRGITRNEGLQKSLAEEAAQSE